TCATCGGTGTAAACATCCGGCAATGGTATGGTGTACGCTTGCGCATGAATGGCACTGCTTTGCCTAAACCTAACAAACTCATCGGGTTGAAGCTGCTCAGAATCAACCACCCGTCATCAATCAAAATCCGGTCGGCTTCACGTAGCAATCCATGAGGATCCTGGCACCAGGGTAATGTATGAGCCAACATACATGCATCCACAGATTTTGCGGCAAAGGGTAAATGAAGTGGATCGGCATTAACCTGAAGTCTTTCGCCTTGTAGGCCAACATTAACCTGATGTGAAATAGCACACGCTTCAGTGTTAATTTCAGTGCTTAGATTGCCTATTTTCAACAGATGAAAACCAAACATTTTGGCAAGCCATGGCTGGAGTTGGATTTCCAACGCCTCGCGGTAGTACTCGCCCCAGGGCAGTTCTCCCCAATGATGCGGTGAAATGAAATTTTCAGGTATCCTTGCCGGTTTCATCACTACCTTCTTAACGCAATTCAAAGAGGTTAATTATGAATCTTAACAGTATTTCTGCGTTCCAGGATAACTACATCTGGGTCCTGAATGATGAACAGGGCAAATGCATCATTGTCGACCCGGGTGAGGCTCAACCGGTGCTTAAAGCAATTGAAGATAATCGCTGGCAGCCAGAAGCCATTTTATTGACACACCATCACAACGACCATGTTGGCGGCGTGAAAGAACTTCTCAAAAAGTACCCAGGCCTTGTGGTATATGGGCCCGAAGAGACACAAGATAAGGGAACGAACCGGGTAGTAAGAGAGGGTGATAAGGTCAATATTTTGAAGTATGAATTTAGCGTTATTGCTACACCTGGTCACACTTTAGGACATCTGTGTTTCTATAGTAAACCTTATCTTTTTTGCGGCGACACAATGTTTTCTGGAGGGTGCGGTAGGCTTTTTGAAGGCACAGCAGAGAATATGTATGATTCTTTTCAAAAGCTTAACAAACTACCTTCAGATACGTTAATTTGTTGTGCTCATGAGTACACTCTTTCAAATATGAAATTCTCCTTATCAATCTTACCTGACGATGAAGAATTAAATCGATATTGTCGAAAAGTTAAGGAGTTACGCGCAAAAAACCACTCAACATTGCCCAGTTCTCTGGCAATAGAGCGCAAAATAAATTTATTTTTAAGAACAAATGATGTTGATTTAAAAGATAAAATTAATAAAGAAACAAACTTGCAACAACCACAGCAGATATTCGCCTGGTTACGGACAAAGAAAGACGCATTCTGAATTTTCTGGTTGTGTTGTTTTAAAGTGGAAGGTATCCTTGCTCGTCTTTTAAGCAACCATTTGACACACACATGAAGGCAAAAGCGATATTACTCGCCTCTGTTTTGCTTGTGGGGTGCCAGGCGTCAAGGCATGACGGCAACATCCAACAGCACGCACAGAGTCTGTCTGCAGCTGGTCAAGGTGAAGCAGGAAAGTACACGAGTACGCGATGGATGGACGATGGAACATACCTCGCAGATAACCAAAACTTGTGGAACTTCATTGGCGACGAGCTAAAGATGGGGGTACCGGATAACACCCGGATCCGCGAACAAAAACAGAAGTACCTTAGTAATAAGAGCTATCTCCACGATGTAACATTACGGGCAGAGCCGTACATGTACTGGATTGCCGGGCAAGTTAAGAAACGCAACATGCCAATGGAACTAGTACTGCTACCCATAGTGGAGAGCGCTTTTGACCCCCACGCTACATCATCTGCGAATGCCGCTGGCATCTGGCAGATTGTACCGAGCACGGGTCGGAATTATGGTTTAAAACAGACCAAAGCATACGATGCACGTCGTGATGTAGTGGCTTCAACCACTGCCGCTCTCGATATGATGCAGCGTCTGAACAAGATGTTCGACGGCGACTGGTTATTAACCGTGGCGGCGTACAACAGCGGCGAAGGTCGTGTACTGAAGGCAATGAAAGCGAATAAAGCTCGTGGTTTACCTACGGATTTTTGGTCGCTTTCACTGCCACGGGAAACCAAGATTTACGTACCAAAAATGCTGGCTTTGAGTGATATTCTCAAAAACAGCCAAAAGTACGGTGTACGCCTACCGACGACTGACGAAAGCCGTGCCTTAGCACGTGTGGAAGTTAGTGATCCGGTCGAGCTTACGCAGGTCGCCGAAATGGCCGGGATACCGTTAAAAACGCTGAAAACGTTCAATGCTGGAGTGAAAACTTCAACTATTGGCAAGACTCAGCGATATGTAATGGTTCCTAAGAAGCATGCTGAGCAGCTAAAAGCCTCTTTGGCTTCTGGTGAAATTGCAGCTGTGCAGCCGACGTTAGTTGCTGATAACAGGGCTAACGCGGGTGGTAATAAATCTTATCGTGTTCGTTCAGGTGATACCTTATCGAGCATTGCTACACGCTTAGGTGTTAGCACAAAAGATTTACAGAGCTGGAATGGCATACGTGGCGCGAACATTAAAGTAGGTCAAACGCTTAGCGTCAAAAAAGGCGATGAGCGTTTAGCTAAAAACGATAGCATCACTTATAAGGTGCGTAAGGGTGACTCCTTGTCGAGTATTGCAAAACGTCACGGTGTGAACATCAAAGATGTTCTGCGCTGGAACGACGATACAGACAATCTGAAACCCGGTGATCAGTTAACGCTGTTTGTTAGCAATAACTCTACACCTGATACGTGATTGTTAATCAAAGAAAAAGGCGCCTAAAAAGGTGCCTTTTTTATTTATGGCTTACGCTCGCCTGGCTTCCAGCATGATAATGTCGCTGGTGAACGAGCCATCGGGCTGCAATTCATAGTAGCGCTGCACTTCATCTGATGCACTTTGCTGATACATACGAATTGCCTCAGCCAGAGTTGCAGGTGTTCTCATCCGTGCAATCCAACTTGAGAACTCCAAATTCAAACGGTCACACAACACGTTCTGCGAACTCAGCCCTGCATCATTAAACAGACTCAGCCATTCACCACTGGAATAGTTACGCACGTGTGAGGTATCGCGTAATGCTTCAACCGTTTGTAACCAGATGTCCAACACTGGGTGTCCTGGTGACATCACATCCATAAAGATAACGACTCCAGCGGGTTTCAATACGCGCTTTACTTCTCGCAACGCTTTACCGACATCATGCCAGTGGTGGGCTGAATAACGGCTTATCACAACATCAAACGAGCAATCATCGAAAGGCAAGACTTCGGCATACCCCTGTTCGGTTGTGAGATTATTGATTTCACGACTTTTAGCCGCTTCATTCACCACAACTAACATTTGCTCGGAGAGATCGTAGGCAACAACTTCCTTCACCTTCGCAGCAGCAATGAAACTCGCGTGCCCTGCCCCACATCCCATATCGAGTAACCTAGCATGAGGAAAAGCCTCCAGGCGTGTGCTGAGGCGCTCCAGATCGCGACCAGAAGCATGCACGGCGCTGGTCAGATAGGCACTTGCCTGTGAACCAAATTGTTGGCTGACTTTGTCATGATGAGATTGTGTT
The nucleotide sequence above comes from Buttiauxella selenatireducens. Encoded proteins:
- a CDS encoding class I SAM-dependent methyltransferase, coding for MKPARIPENFISPHHWGELPWGEYYREALEIQLQPWLAKMFGFHLLKIGNLSTEINTEACAISHQVNVGLQGERLQVNADPLHLPFAAKSVDACMLAHTLPWCQDPHGLLREADRILIDDGWLILSSFNPMSLLGLGKAVPFMRKRTPYHCRMFTPMRMFDWLALLNFEVMHQRSFQVLPWSKQGGKMLSTHLPALGCMHVIVARKRTLPLTLNPMKSRSAKTQIRSAVGATRQFKETTKVSPPLVDNQHLQELD
- the gloB gene encoding hydroxyacylglutathione hydrolase, encoding MNLNSISAFQDNYIWVLNDEQGKCIIVDPGEAQPVLKAIEDNRWQPEAILLTHHHNDHVGGVKELLKKYPGLVVYGPEETQDKGTNRVVREGDKVNILKYEFSVIATPGHTLGHLCFYSKPYLFCGDTMFSGGCGRLFEGTAENMYDSFQKLNKLPSDTLICCAHEYTLSNMKFSLSILPDDEELNRYCRKVKELRAKNHSTLPSSLAIERKINLFLRTNDVDLKDKINKETNLQQPQQIFAWLRTKKDAF
- the mltD gene encoding murein transglycosylase D gives rise to the protein MKAKAILLASVLLVGCQASRHDGNIQQHAQSLSAAGQGEAGKYTSTRWMDDGTYLADNQNLWNFIGDELKMGVPDNTRIREQKQKYLSNKSYLHDVTLRAEPYMYWIAGQVKKRNMPMELVLLPIVESAFDPHATSSANAAGIWQIVPSTGRNYGLKQTKAYDARRDVVASTTAALDMMQRLNKMFDGDWLLTVAAYNSGEGRVLKAMKANKARGLPTDFWSLSLPRETKIYVPKMLALSDILKNSQKYGVRLPTTDESRALARVEVSDPVELTQVAEMAGIPLKTLKTFNAGVKTSTIGKTQRYVMVPKKHAEQLKASLASGEIAAVQPTLVADNRANAGGNKSYRVRSGDTLSSIATRLGVSTKDLQSWNGIRGANIKVGQTLSVKKGDERLAKNDSITYKVRKGDSLSSIAKRHGVNIKDVLRWNDDTDNLKPGDQLTLFVSNNSTPDT
- a CDS encoding class I SAM-dependent methyltransferase; the protein is MTTQSHHDKVSQQFGSQASAYLTSAVHASGRDLERLSTRLEAFPHARLLDMGCGAGHASFIAAAKVKEVVAYDLSEQMLVVVNEAAKSREINNLTTEQGYAEVLPFDDCSFDVVISRYSAHHWHDVGKALREVKRVLKPAGVVIFMDVMSPGHPVLDIWLQTVEALRDTSHVRNYSSGEWLSLFNDAGLSSQNVLCDRLNLEFSSWIARMRTPATLAEAIRMYQQSASDEVQRYYELQPDGSFTSDIIMLEARRA